A window from Streptomyces sp. NBC_00271 encodes these proteins:
- a CDS encoding GNAT family N-acetyltransferase yields MIDDLPAGLRVRHLADEDHLRVLAVLDTWWGGLKGEAGATERALLLPRLYFQHFTTTSFLVERGSGEVAAFLVGFLSQTEPETAYVHFVGVDPPLHGQGVGRALYRAFFALARSHGRRYVHCITSPENTASRAFHTRLGFMASAVKPDYDGPGLDRVAFTIDLCAEPVAIP; encoded by the coding sequence ATGATCGACGATCTTCCCGCTGGCCTGAGGGTCCGACACCTTGCCGACGAAGACCATCTCCGCGTGCTCGCCGTACTGGACACGTGGTGGGGTGGCTTGAAGGGGGAGGCCGGGGCGACGGAACGTGCGCTGCTTCTGCCCCGGCTGTATTTCCAGCACTTCACCACCACCAGTTTTCTGGTCGAACGCGGCAGTGGAGAAGTTGCCGCCTTCCTGGTCGGCTTCCTGTCGCAGACAGAGCCCGAAACCGCCTATGTGCACTTCGTCGGCGTAGACCCGCCGCTGCACGGGCAGGGTGTCGGGCGTGCTCTTTACCGGGCCTTCTTCGCGCTCGCTCGGTCACACGGGCGCCGTTACGTGCACTGCATCACCAGCCCGGAGAACACTGCGTCACGGGCATTTCACACCCGACTCGGCTTCATGGCCTCAGCCGTGAAGCCGGACTACGACGGTCCCGGACTCGACCGGGTGGCGTTCACCATCGACCTTTGCGCGGAGCCGGTGGCCATCCCCTAG
- a CDS encoding GNAT family N-acetyltransferase has translation MATLETPRLILRRWREEDVAPMAAINADPEVMRWIRDGSVRDEQQTRSRIEAWESEWESQGFGLFAVEIRSTGELAGFTGLSVPHFLPEVLPAVEVGWRLGRSHWGQGLATEAAAAAVRFGFEERGLERIVSITQVGNDASERIMTKLGMHPVRETVNPTGGRRVRVFELSSDQFVTTTR, from the coding sequence ATGGCCACGCTTGAAACTCCCCGTTTGATCCTGCGTCGCTGGCGCGAGGAAGACGTTGCGCCCATGGCTGCCATCAATGCCGACCCTGAGGTCATGCGGTGGATCCGTGACGGCAGTGTCCGTGACGAACAACAGACTCGCAGCCGGATCGAGGCATGGGAGAGCGAGTGGGAGTCACAGGGCTTCGGCCTGTTCGCCGTGGAGATCCGGTCCACTGGCGAGCTGGCCGGGTTTACCGGCCTTTCGGTGCCCCACTTCTTGCCGGAGGTACTGCCGGCGGTTGAGGTCGGCTGGCGGCTAGGACGTTCCCATTGGGGGCAGGGCTTGGCCACCGAGGCCGCTGCGGCCGCTGTACGGTTCGGGTTCGAAGAGCGAGGGCTGGAGCGGATCGTCAGCATCACTCAAGTGGGCAACGACGCCTCCGAACGGATCATGACCAAACTGGGGATGCATCCGGTCCGTGAGACCGTCAATCCCACCGGCGGTCGGCGAGTCCGGGTGTTCGAGCTGTCGTCGGACCAGTTCGTCACAACCACTCGTTGA
- a CDS encoding PIG-L family deacetylase: MTDRPLTLMAVHAHPDDEATGTGGVLARYAAEGIRTVLVTCTDGGCGDGPGGVKPGDPGHDTAAVALMRRQELEASCDVLKVSDLEMLDYADSGMTGWPSNDAPGSFWQTPVQEGAARLAELMRHYRPDVVVTYDENGFYGHPDHIQAHRITMAALEMTALTPKVYWTTMPRSMMQRFGEIMREFHEDMPEPDPAEAAAMAKIGLPDDEITTWVDATAFSGQKFDALAAHASQGENIFFLKMGKERFGELMGMETFVRVQDATGAAIPENDLFAGLR, encoded by the coding sequence ATGACTGACCGGCCCTTGACGCTCATGGCAGTACACGCCCACCCCGACGACGAGGCCACCGGAACCGGAGGGGTCCTCGCGCGGTACGCGGCGGAAGGCATCCGCACGGTTCTCGTGACGTGTACCGACGGCGGTTGCGGTGACGGACCGGGAGGTGTCAAGCCGGGCGATCCCGGGCACGATACGGCGGCGGTCGCCTTGATGCGCCGTCAAGAACTTGAGGCGAGCTGTGACGTCCTGAAGGTCAGCGATCTGGAGATGCTGGACTATGCCGACTCCGGGATGACGGGCTGGCCGAGCAACGACGCCCCCGGATCCTTCTGGCAGACCCCCGTGCAGGAAGGCGCGGCCCGACTCGCGGAACTCATGCGGCACTACCGACCTGATGTGGTCGTCACCTACGACGAGAACGGCTTCTACGGCCACCCCGACCACATCCAGGCCCACCGCATCACGATGGCGGCACTGGAGATGACCGCGCTGACACCAAAGGTGTACTGGACCACGATGCCCCGCTCGATGATGCAGCGGTTCGGCGAGATCATGCGCGAGTTTCATGAGGACATGCCGGAGCCGGATCCCGCCGAGGCCGCCGCGATGGCCAAGATCGGCCTCCCCGACGATGAGATCACCACGTGGGTGGACGCCACCGCGTTCAGCGGTCAGAAGTTCGACGCGTTGGCCGCGCACGCCAGTCAGGGCGAGAACATCTTCTTCCTCAAGATGGGCAAGGAGAGGTTCGGCGAGTTGATGGGCATGGAGACCTTCGTACGTGTCCAGGACGCCACCGGCGCGGCCATACCCGAGAACGATCTCTTCGCCGGACTGCGCTGA
- a CDS encoding class I SAM-dependent methyltransferase, with amino-acid sequence MTDEQERVQPSGVWATAVGVARVRALETERENALFRDPLAQAFATAGGLWPSSPPLPDDEAARRRRLAVSFSIVIRTKFLDDLLQQASASGVRQVVLLGAGMDSRAFRMEWPEGTRLFEVDTAAPLDFKASVLRQERAVACCERITVAVDLHEDWPGELAAAGHDPAVPTAWIAEGLLIYLPEDAVELLLARISAQSAAGSWMGLTLGSRGVIERFGGDAEPGSPASMWVSEMPDDPVGWLAGHGWEADSHTLRERAAAYGRPISTPPQREERPGGLISAVRW; translated from the coding sequence GTGACTGATGAGCAGGAGCGGGTGCAGCCGTCGGGAGTGTGGGCCACAGCGGTCGGGGTGGCCAGGGTGCGGGCGCTGGAGACCGAGCGGGAGAACGCGTTGTTCCGCGACCCACTGGCACAGGCCTTCGCCACCGCCGGTGGCCTATGGCCCTCCTCGCCGCCGCTGCCCGATGACGAGGCCGCGCGCCGCCGCCGGCTGGCGGTGTCGTTCTCCATTGTCATCAGGACGAAGTTCCTCGACGACCTGTTGCAGCAGGCCTCCGCGTCCGGGGTCCGGCAGGTCGTGCTGCTCGGCGCTGGCATGGACAGCCGGGCCTTCCGGATGGAGTGGCCCGAGGGCACCCGGCTGTTCGAGGTCGACACCGCCGCACCACTGGACTTCAAGGCTTCGGTGTTACGCCAGGAGCGGGCCGTCGCATGCTGCGAGCGGATCACCGTCGCGGTGGATCTGCATGAGGACTGGCCAGGCGAGCTGGCCGCCGCAGGGCACGACCCGGCCGTGCCGACCGCGTGGATCGCCGAAGGACTGCTGATCTATCTGCCCGAGGACGCGGTGGAGCTGCTGCTGGCCCGGATCAGCGCGCAGTCGGCGGCAGGAAGTTGGATGGGGCTGACATTGGGCTCGCGCGGCGTGATCGAGCGTTTTGGCGGGGACGCCGAGCCGGGATCGCCGGCGTCCATGTGGGTCTCGGAGATGCCCGACGACCCGGTGGGCTGGCTGGCCGGGCACGGCTGGGAGGCTGACAGCCACACCCTGCGCGAGCGCGCTGCCGCCTACGGCCGCCCGATCAGCACCCCGCCGCAGCGTGAGGAGCGGCCCGGCGGACTGATCTCGGCGGTCCGCTGGTAA
- a CDS encoding alpha/beta fold hydrolase, which produces MSSSQEFFAAYDALLARWPTGTAEIDVPTPYGTTRVHAYGPADATPVLLLHGGGSTGAVWFANAPALGTHHRVLAVDILGDAGHSIPGGRPLRTTTDLMAWLDALLDGLTVSRMHLLGHSYGGWIALTYALHAAWRVDRLVLLDPTQCFANFRPGFLLRSLPILLRPTQARARVYLDRETAGTDTDLGWKRLYALAVSGFANRKLVVGRRPDPTALSVPLLVLLAGRSDAHDAAKVAACARKAVPDARIEILAELTHFAMPTAMPTQTNHRITDFLADKQEKQAAPGAV; this is translated from the coding sequence GTGTCCTCATCCCAAGAGTTCTTCGCCGCTTACGACGCACTGCTCGCCCGCTGGCCCACCGGTACCGCCGAGATCGACGTTCCCACCCCGTATGGGACCACCCGTGTCCACGCCTACGGCCCCGCTGACGCCACTCCAGTCCTCCTTCTACACGGTGGCGGTTCCACCGGCGCGGTCTGGTTCGCCAATGCCCCAGCTCTTGGCACGCACCACCGGGTGCTGGCCGTCGACATCCTGGGCGATGCCGGACACAGCATCCCCGGTGGACGCCCGCTGCGCACCACCACCGACCTGATGGCCTGGTTGGACGCGCTGCTCGACGGCCTCACCGTGTCCCGCATGCACCTGCTGGGCCACTCCTACGGCGGTTGGATCGCCCTGACCTATGCCCTGCACGCCGCGTGGCGGGTCGATCGGCTGGTACTGCTCGACCCGACCCAGTGTTTCGCCAACTTCCGCCCGGGTTTCCTGCTGCGCTCGCTGCCGATACTGCTCCGCCCGACGCAAGCCCGCGCACGCGTCTACCTGGACCGCGAGACCGCAGGGACCGACACCGACCTGGGCTGGAAGCGGCTCTATGCCTTGGCGGTCTCGGGCTTCGCGAACCGGAAACTGGTCGTCGGCCGTCGCCCGGACCCGACGGCACTGAGCGTTCCGCTGCTGGTCCTACTCGCCGGCCGCAGCGACGCCCACGACGCCGCGAAAGTCGCAGCCTGCGCCCGCAAAGCCGTACCGGACGCCCGGATCGAGATCCTCGCCGAACTCACCCACTTTGCTATGCCCACCGCCATGCCCACCCAGACGAACCACCGGATCACCGACTTCCTTGCAGACAAGCAGGAGAAGCAAGCCGCCCCGGGCGCGGTTTGA
- the ku gene encoding non-homologous end joining protein Ku has translation MSATEDRSVRFHQVHTEDLGRVRVRKYCEAEDREVSAAEIGKGYEVSKDTLVAVTDEELEQMPLPTAKAIEIVAFVPAASIDPVRLSGDSYFLQYDGQVAAKPYALIARALARNTKVAVAKLAWHGRERLVLLRVRDGALVAHVLKWDDEVRDPSELAPKEAKVDDSEIDEVLQLIDSMTTDDISGYQDEYRKALEAVLEAKAEGRQPPKPSTEAEEPGGKVVDLMAALQESVRKAQAARGEDVGDAEVHEMPKKPAARKPAKKTPVRKTAKKTAAAKKSGPAAAGRLGRRSVGMPQPGVSDGTTPGPNKSVVQDGAPRCAVKCRLNSCSRGFCAAARPPGQLAALADSCSRWCLSASRAACTSPGANSAGWHTRTSASSSSLARSRAISAASSGSQPGEAGRDAGRHAFSCVSHASIGSTDHGTFAKRARRSART, from the coding sequence ATGAGCGCCACCGAGGACCGTTCGGTCCGTTTCCATCAGGTCCATACTGAGGACCTGGGCCGGGTGCGGGTGCGCAAGTACTGCGAGGCGGAGGACCGCGAAGTGTCCGCGGCCGAGATCGGCAAGGGGTACGAGGTCTCCAAGGACACGCTGGTCGCCGTCACGGACGAAGAGCTGGAACAGATGCCGCTGCCGACCGCGAAAGCGATAGAGATCGTCGCGTTCGTGCCGGCCGCGTCGATCGACCCGGTGCGGCTCAGCGGCGACAGCTACTTCCTGCAGTACGACGGCCAAGTCGCAGCGAAGCCGTACGCCCTGATCGCCCGGGCGCTGGCCCGCAACACGAAGGTGGCCGTCGCGAAGCTGGCGTGGCATGGGCGTGAGCGCCTGGTGCTGCTGCGGGTGCGGGACGGGGCGCTGGTCGCGCACGTGCTCAAGTGGGACGACGAGGTGCGTGACCCCTCCGAGCTCGCACCGAAGGAGGCCAAGGTCGACGACTCCGAGATCGACGAAGTCCTTCAGCTGATCGACTCGATGACGACGGACGACATCTCCGGCTACCAGGACGAGTACCGGAAGGCCCTGGAAGCGGTGCTCGAGGCGAAGGCCGAGGGCCGACAGCCACCCAAGCCGAGCACTGAGGCCGAGGAACCGGGCGGCAAGGTCGTCGACCTGATGGCCGCCCTGCAGGAGAGCGTCCGCAAGGCCCAGGCAGCGCGCGGCGAGGACGTGGGTGATGCCGAGGTCCACGAGATGCCGAAAAAGCCAGCGGCCAGGAAGCCGGCGAAGAAGACGCCCGTCAGGAAGACCGCGAAGAAGACCGCGGCGGCAAAGAAGTCGGGCCCGGCGGCAGCGGGGCGCCTAGGACGACGTTCCGTCGGGATGCCGCAGCCCGGAGTGTCCGACGGCACGACGCCCGGCCCAAACAAGTCCGTCGTCCAGGACGGAGCCCCCCGCTGCGCGGTGAAGTGCCGTCTGAACTCCTGCTCAAGAGGATTCTGCGCAGCTGCTCGGCCGCCTGGTCAGCTTGCCGCGCTGGCCGACTCCTGCTCGCGGTGGTGCTTGAGCGCATCGCGGGCGGCCTGTACATCGCCGGGAGCGAACTCGGCCGGGTGGCACACGAGAACCTCAGCGAGTTCGAGTTCCCTCGCCCGCAGCCGGGCGATCTCCGCGGCGTCCTCCGGGTCCCAGCCGGGCGAGGCGGGACGGGACGCCGGCCGCCACGCGTTCTCGTGCGTCTCCCACGCGTCCATCGGCTCCACCGACCACGGCACCTTTGCGAAGAGAGCTCGGAGGTCGGCGCGGACCTGA
- a CDS encoding MarR family winged helix-turn-helix transcriptional regulator: MRLVHLLRAVTVELDLRGAEFAAKNGLHPTDLRALIHLLDADRACTDVTPGRLGAALRLNSAGTTALLDRLERLGLVRRRRDENDRRRVVLTVEQKAVELGRSFFGPLIANLVEATEDFTPGELDIVHRYLTAALRAAAPGYDASTPAATAAMPPTPQPFPQRFGQP; the protein is encoded by the coding sequence ATGCGGCTGGTCCATCTACTGCGCGCAGTGACCGTGGAACTCGATCTGCGCGGCGCCGAGTTCGCCGCGAAAAACGGCCTGCACCCGACCGATCTGCGGGCCCTCATCCACCTGCTTGACGCCGACCGGGCGTGCACCGATGTCACCCCGGGACGACTCGGTGCGGCGCTGCGGCTCAACTCGGCCGGCACCACTGCCCTGCTCGACCGGCTGGAGCGCCTGGGGCTCGTCCGCCGCAGGCGCGATGAAAACGACCGACGGCGCGTCGTACTGACGGTGGAGCAGAAAGCCGTGGAGCTGGGTCGGTCCTTCTTCGGCCCGCTCATCGCCAACCTGGTCGAGGCGACCGAGGACTTCACCCCGGGCGAACTGGACATCGTTCACCGCTACCTGACCGCCGCCCTTCGAGCAGCCGCTCCCGGCTACGACGCGTCGACGCCCGCAGCCACCGCCGCGATGCCGCCAACACCACAGCCGTTCCCACAGCGGTTCGGTCAGCCATGA